Proteins from a single region of Vicinamibacteria bacterium:
- a CDS encoding nuclear transport factor 2 family protein has product MPADDTALRVVERLFQAMEGGPEGEEPMMELFSDGAVFIETFTGRRREHVGREAIRRTYRELFSNPPPPDMKLQLHRVDRDGERVRAEWSCMSSSYLEPRRGFDLFTVRNGEIEKLEVVITQFEKRRGGST; this is encoded by the coding sequence TTGCCAGCCGATGACACCGCTCTTCGCGTCGTCGAGCGGCTCTTCCAGGCCATGGAAGGAGGTCCCGAGGGCGAAGAGCCGATGATGGAGCTCTTCTCCGACGGCGCGGTTTTCATCGAGACCTTCACTGGCCGCCGACGCGAGCACGTCGGCCGTGAGGCGATCCGTCGCACCTATCGAGAGCTGTTCAGCAATCCTCCGCCGCCGGACATGAAGCTCCAGCTCCATCGGGTGGACCGTGACGGGGAGCGCGTCCGCGCCGAGTGGAGCTGCATGTCGTCCTCGTACCTGGAGCCTCGGCGTGGATTCGATCTATTCACCGTCAGAAACGGCGAGATCGAGAAGCTCGAAGTCGTCATCACCCAGTTCGAGAAGCGGCGAGGAGGTAGCACATGA
- a CDS encoding response regulator transcription factor has translation MLDTEILERLRRLVEKAGTSSDFPLEEITRLAGTAGETGITIDFDAVQDLGHPLIVLRPQESSFPQLSSREREVAALVARGLSNKEIAARLFISVATVKDHVHHILSKTGLASRTALAAALRP, from the coding sequence ATGCTGGACACGGAGATTCTCGAGCGCTTGCGCCGCCTGGTCGAGAAAGCCGGTACGTCCTCTGATTTTCCTCTGGAAGAGATCACGCGGCTGGCGGGGACGGCGGGCGAAACGGGCATCACCATCGACTTCGACGCGGTACAGGACCTCGGTCATCCGCTGATCGTCCTGCGGCCGCAGGAGTCGTCGTTCCCGCAGCTGTCTTCCCGCGAGCGCGAGGTGGCGGCTCTCGTGGCGAGAGGGCTCAGCAACAAGGAGATTGCCGCCCGTCTATTCATCTCCGTCGCCACCGTCAAAGATCACGTCCACCACATCCTCTCGAAGACTGGCCTCGCCAGCCGGACGGCGCTCGCCGCCGCGCTTCGACCCTAA
- a CDS encoding cupin domain-containing protein, giving the protein MRKMALSVFFVAVAFVLGRLSAQDIQPSCEMCPANYIPAEEIQRYADVGSQEGITDQQVRSIDIGKVNVQIAVAHRGKLDAPPPGSVAEHDLVTEVYYVLSGSGTNRTGPDLVDKQRRPPDNRAVQFLNGPGNNAADIRTPTTHVLEAGDVFVIPAGTGHQFTRIDDHITYLMVRVDPDKVVPLMDEAASRAYLAEHGR; this is encoded by the coding sequence ATGCGAAAGATGGCGCTCAGCGTATTCTTCGTAGCGGTGGCGTTCGTGCTGGGCCGACTGTCGGCGCAGGACATTCAGCCCTCGTGTGAGATGTGCCCCGCGAACTACATTCCCGCCGAGGAGATCCAGCGATACGCCGACGTGGGAAGCCAAGAAGGGATAACCGATCAGCAGGTTCGCTCGATCGACATTGGCAAGGTCAACGTGCAAATCGCGGTCGCCCACCGAGGCAAGCTCGACGCACCTCCACCCGGATCGGTGGCCGAGCACGACCTGGTCACCGAGGTGTACTACGTGCTCAGCGGCTCGGGCACGAACCGTACCGGACCCGATCTCGTGGACAAACAACGACGTCCACCCGATAATCGGGCCGTCCAGTTCCTGAACGGCCCGGGCAACAATGCGGCCGACATAAGGACCCCTACGACTCACGTACTCGAGGCGGGCGACGTTTTCGTCATCCCCGCGGGAACGGGTCATCAGTTCACCAGAATCGACGACCACATCACGTACCTGATGGTGCGCGTCGATCCGGACAAGGTGGTCCCCTTGATGGACGAAGCCGCATCCAGGGCCTATCTGGCCGAGCACGGCCGCTGA